The Thiorhodovibrio frisius genome segment GTCTTCTTGCCACCGCCCTGTCACCCAAAGTGACAATTCCCCGCCGGTTGCAAGCCTGTCCCAATACTCGGGACTCAGATCCAACTGATAGCCGAAACTCCGGCCATCCGCCGAGTCAAGCTGCAATCGCTTGACCAATTCAGACGCGTCCGTCGCGCCCAGCAGTTGATACAAATCCGCGACGCTCTGGGTCAGTTGCTCGCGCTCCAGCCTTAAGGTAAGGATTTGCTCGCTTGCAAGATCATGCGCATGACGATCGATACGCAAGTCGAGTTCAAGTTGCGCAATTTGCCCGGCCAGTTGGTCATAGCGGTGCTGCTGCAACCCGAGTTCCTGACGCAGTGCCATTACCTGGCGCTCGAGCGGCGAAGGTGCTTTGGCAAGGCGCGGGAAAGAGAACTGCGCAAGCCAAGGCGAAAACACAGAAATTGGCCAGGGAGCCAATACAAGGAGCGCGATCAGCGACCAATTGGCCCATTCCCTGCGGGCCGTAACAATTTGCGGCCGATAAATGCGCCTCGGGCGTACGCGGGCCAAAATGCCTGACTCCGG includes the following:
- a CDS encoding DUF6776 family protein, with translation MALRQELGLQQHRYDQLAGQIAQLELDLRIDRHAHDLASEQILTLRLEREQLTQSVADLYQLLGATDASELVKRLQLDSADGRSFGYQLDLSPEYWDRLATGGELSLWVTGRWQEDFLNASLEEPEQDRIRVALRRGANGQALDGDFQLPDGFSPEALLIELLPASGVLGGARQVIAWDVASDW